The Myripristis murdjan chromosome 6, fMyrMur1.1, whole genome shotgun sequence sequence tggaaaaTCTCACATGGCAGTAAAACCAGACGTAGCAAAATAAAGACAGCAACTTCTCCATGTGACACTAATAACCTATGGAACTGGATCAAATGAAACATGGTCTAAAAAATATTCCCAGTCCTTGAATCTGATGTTTTTACACCATATCCAAATTACGCTGGTGGAGAAATGGTTTGGTAATGTTTGTACGTTTCTGTACCTGTGCTAAGTGCTGTGCAATGATGGCCGCAGGCTGCTGGCAAATCTTCTCCAGCTCTCCTCTGAGACGAGCGTTTTCTGCTGCCAAGGCagactctgtctctttccttttgctgtctgtctcacctaCACACAGCACGGAGAGATTCCTATTATCCTGGCCTCTCTGAATGTTTGTGAATAGCTGACTTCCTCATTTTAATAAGTCCTCTCACCTCTTTGCTTTTTCACCAGCAGCTTTTTCTCATcgttctgttttttcctctctgcaaGTTTGTTATCTAATGCTTTCTCCATATTTTTAATGATCTGACAAACAAGACAGCACAAATGTACATCACATAAGCTGTTATTTATGGGAAGAAAGGTGACACATAGACATTAGTGATAAAAGCATGGCGTGGATAGCGTCTCTAATCGCTGACCTTCTCTTGTTGTTTCACCGTGGCCTCCAAACTCGCAATCTCTGTGTTATGGCTCTGCTGGTGCTGCAGATGGTCCTGTTGTTGCTGGTTGGCTCTCTGAAGCATTAATAGCCTCTTCTCACTGTCATTTTTCtgcatagcacacacacatagggagGTCAGAATGGAAATGCCTTCAGTGAATTGTCCTCTAGgaatataaatacacattgtGTGGGTTGCAtatgtgtaaaatgttttgctttgtcttCTGACCCTGATCAGCTCattctgcagctgctggatcCTGTCCCTTTGAGAAGCAGCTTTGGCTGTGTCACTGGCCAGCTTGACTTTCAGAGAGGCTTCAACAGAGCAGGGAGACAAAACTTACACAGTAGATTCTGAGTCATGATAATCACTTCTGTCTTTTGTGCAAATTCACACAGACGTTCTTAGGTACAgcaatgtgatgttttttttggcgacattcaaatatgttttactttgttatttatttggaaAGAGAAATTTAGAGTCATTTACACCTAAATGTAGAGCGTTTATTTGATCTGTGAACTAAGACACCTGATAAACAGTTTCAATGACTTCACGGTTTCAGAGTAACTAACTTATGTCAAGTCGGACTTTGCATATCTGAGCAGTAATGAACAAAACAGCCATCAGTGAAGCTTATGAAACAGAATGAATTTCCCATTAAGAGGGAATTAAATCCAGTCCCTTTACTTTGAAGCCAACAAAAAGGCTTTTTGAAACATCCTTTTTATTGTAGGTCACAAACTGTCCTTCAGGAGATAAGGGATGTACTATTCACATAGCTTATCAGGGTCCATGGCCTAAATGAGCTGCCTTATCACAGGATGGCACAGCCTGCTGGGGAATGGACACCCAGAAGGATTAACTCTAGCACAAAGTGAACCACCTTACTCTTCACGACTTCCTCTGGCAATGAAATACTCTTACATACATAACAATGTGGACTGAGGGTTTAAACAACTGCAGGCTGCATTCCAAACATTGTTACATTAACCAATAATTGATTAAAATGTAATTGTTAAGCAACGTAAACTGAGTGAACGCATTTCTCCACATTCAAGATGAactgattatttttaaaatgaactaAATATCCAATATGTATGAGCAGAAAGAATGTAAATGATTGCCGTTACTTGGATTTGGTTCATCCTCATTGTTGGAGAGAGGTGGTAATGAATGGTTAATATATGGTTGAGTAATCATGGATTAGGGCAGGCGGTAATCTGCTGTGGGCTCACGTTGTACCTAACCGGTCAGCAATCTCAGCCTTGGTCATGACGTCGATGTCAGTGTCATCCAGCAGATCTCGGCCAAGGTCCCGGTGCAGCGACAGATCACTGCGGAGCTGGCTGTTCTCCGCCTCCAAAGTCACCACCTGTGCCCTCAAGCCAAGTATGTCCTCTGCCATCCTGTGCATTGCCGAGCGGTAGTTCTCCACCTCCTGATGATGGAGAGAAATGACCAGTCTCAAATTGGTTGCATATAGTGCTGATAAATGGGAGATTTGATCAAGTTAAAGAGTTCAATGTATTCTCTAAAGTGTAGACCACTGCACAGAGTAACTGACTCTATAGCCAGACAATGAATTTTATAAATCTAATCATGACTGGTgtgaaattcattcattcattcattcaaacagaTAAAAGCTGCTGCCTTAACACTGTAATGCCTCAAGGCCAAAATATTAAGTCAGAGTCCCTCAAAAAGCTGAAATTCCGTGAAACATCGTTTTTTCTTGGAAGCAAATTGTCAgaaacaataaatgtttttggTCTGTcagtctttgatttttttttttttaatcttttgatcaaaattacatatttcaaggcacagttttttttcccctgtagaCTGGATGTGACAAATTTGAGGTCTAATGGTCATATGTGAGCACCACCACTAGATGTCTCCTCAACTCCATATGTTAACAACAAAGCATCAACAGGACATACTCAGTAGGAGACCAAGAAGGCTCTGCACCAAACTGgattaagaggaaaaaaaaaaaaaaaacatgtcacttttttttatgtctcaATGACTGATACTGATTTCTCTTGGTTTCCTCAAGCACATGACATGACTGATGCTTTTGGGATGGCACGAAAAGCTGAAACAGCCACGACTTTTAATGCCATACTGCTTGACGCTGCTGTAATCGATTTTCTAAGGTTGGGGTACAATGTAATCATGACTCCAGCTCCTCAAATCCAATGGGACAATAACACCCCATCCTGTCAAGGTCTTTTGTCACGGGAGCTTTATCCGGGGATTTGGGATAAACCCTAATGGTGCATGCATGGAGCCTCCTCCTGTGAAAGGCCATTTATAGAACTGTGGAGGGAAAAAGAAACTGTCATGGCAAACCCATTTACCTACTGAAGAGCGAGAcagaatacaaaaaacaacCTTGAGCTCCTCTAAAAccagaaaggaaagaaaaaaatattcttgaaACTCCCTCCATTACCTCTTTCCACAAATAtaccttttaaaatgttttttttttttttttttttatcccttaGTGAAGACAGTCCATTCCTGGGAATATCGCATAAGCAATTAGAGCTGAGCCCATTATTATACAGCTCCTTCATTATGGCCTTTCTCTGTTTAAGGCATGTGCGTGTTGTCTAGCAGCATGCAGGTGCATTGTTCACTGCTCTGTCACATGCTCCACTCTATCAGCGGGGTCAGTGCGACTAGAAAGACCTGAATGGAGACTGAGAGCGGCGTCCGGCTGAATGCAGGAGGGGGCGTCGACGATTAGGAGATTCCAATCTAGGATGGTGTGGTTGTGGCTCCCGTGGGACACCAGGGGTGAAATTGAGCATCTAATTGAAAGGGCAGGGACAAGGTGACAATCATGACTGTAGATGAGGATGGAGATGGTAGCTCTGCTGGGGGCCCCATAGGCATGATGGGAAGGCGGGCTCCCTATGATAAGTCGagaaaactcaaataaaaagGGAGTCTCCGTCTCTGCATAGAAATAGAGAGGGTGGCCCTCCCCTGTCTGTGCTTTGGAGACATGAAAGTGGCCTGCCTGTCATGCTGACTGTCGCTTTAGGACAAGAAGGCAGCTGGAttgaagtgtatgtgtgtgagtatataCTCATGCATGCAGAGGGACTAGTTTTCAATCAATTATCATAATGCCTGTTGTATATAAATGTGCAGTGTCTCTGTGAAATTGCCCATGTAGGATTCTTTATCTCTGCCTCTCTATCAAATGACTCATTGTGCAAAAATCCatataaaatgaaacacaacatCCTCATAAACATATGATCTCTGCATGTGTGGCCAATCCCAGAACTGTAACGCTGAATTCAAATGAGTAGTAAAGGAAATTACCAAAATCACCAAAGCATCATGAGAAAATGTCAAGGTTTGCATAAATAATACCCTCCAGACCTTTACCAATAACACAGATATCAGCCTCATCAACACATCACTTCTTGAGTGCAATCAGTCTGTGCAAAATATCAATCTGTTCCAGTAACTGCCATTTTGTCTCCCAGGTTGCGTAGTGCTGAAGCTTAAGAGCAGAAAACCATCTCAGTCAGTCTAAACAGTGATGAGACAGTGAGTATAATAACAACACAGGCATCAGCACTGTGTCTCATCACACTGGCCTTTCCATGGCACTACTCACAATACTAAACATGACAGAGGCAGTGGGCATTAATTTGCATGTACACTCACCTTCGCTTGGAGGTCAGTAATCTCTGCCATTTGCGGGTCATCGTCAAAGTCAGGGAGAGGAGGGCTacagcattttaaaacattttacaaacacaaacaccgcCAAGTGTGATCAATATTTGAAAGAAACAATTACTTCGTAGGAATCTTTGGGTTACTCTTCCCAGAGGTAATTCTATGGTTGTCATGCGGAGGAAATGTGACACAATGCATATGTGGCCTTACCGCCTGTGTGGATGATGTACTTGATAGGTTTGGTTCATGTTCAagtgtttgctgctttgtgcaGCTTCTGCCTTCTCAGCCGGTCTGTCTGTGGTGTGAAGTTCAGTCTTGGTTGTGTTGAGGAGGCGCTGGTGATGTGCTAGGATCTGTGCCAGGGCATCATGGGATGGGAGGTTATATCCATCCTTCTGGAGCTGTAGAAAATATACTGCCATCAATTAAGCAATCCATCTCCATACTGAGCAATAACAACATTTCCTGCCAGTATTTATAGTGAAAAATGACATGgatcacacacaaagacaaaagaaTGAACACATTTGACAAATATATGCTGTCAGTTAACAATCTCCTTTTACAATTTGGATGGACTAAATCACCACCATAATATTCTGGCTTCAAGGCATGTTTCCACAGAAAACAATGgcttttttcaaacaaatggaGCAGCTCTAACCTCTCAGTACTTGTGTATGGCCTATAATACCTCTTCATCTCCTGAATATAGAGGCTGTTACATCATTATGCATAAAACAGCTATGCAGTGGCCACTCTAGTGAGCTCTTGGTCAACAAACTTCTGTATGTATTAGCCTCTTATTTCCACTGCAAACACTGCACATAGAGATACACTGAGGATTGTTGTTGCCTGGTAAACTCACAgtaatgacatgaaaacatatATAGTCTTTATCTGCTTATCTCTCCAGCACAAAAGCACTGCTCTTGTAGTTCCATACTGTCTGTCACAGAGCCTACCTTGATAGCTGCAGGGTTGCAGAGTGGTTTGGTGGTTTTCGAGGCcttcatcaaacagaaaatttcAGAGTCCTTATCAGAGAAATGAATGCATAACTGATGGTGGCTGTGAAAGTTAAGAGCCCTACCATCAAGTGAAAGCAGTCAGGCTGTAACCACAACACAAGCCTTAGCAACTTTTCAGGCCAATGGGAGGAATTGCTTTTATGTGCgagaacagaacagacagtttcatgtggcttttttttttttttttcaaattcaacagattaaaacaaactATTTGGATTTAGCAGTCCTAAATCCCTCttttatattcagtgttatgaaaggaaaatcaaactttatCTTTATGCCTGGAAGCAGCTTGTTAAAATCAATGGAATCAAAAGGAGGTCCCTGCTCAGTGAATGCCAGCCCCCAGATGAATACTGTCTTAGGCTCAATAAGCAGATTGATGGGGACTGACTAATGATGTCTTGGTGCCGTGCTGTGCAGCACCTGTGGCTTCTTCTGAGCCTTTATTGCCAGCTTCACTCAACTCAGTGAGGGCCTGTTGTCAAATCATTGTTACTGTGTAAAAGAAATATCATGATTCAGCAACAGTtgagtgtttaaaaaatgtttaaaaacacaATAGATTGGCAGGATGATTTTTGGGCAAAAAAGTGTAAAGGGCTGGTATTTCAAGCAGGCCTACACACTTATTCAATCCATGCAAATCTGTGTAAATCCTGCAATAGCTATGGATCAATACCTCCACTGCCTGGAAATGGATCTGTCTTGTTCATTAGTGCTGAGGGCCAATATAGACAATCACTGATGGCACAGGATCTGATTGAAACTAAATGATAAAAGTGGGGgatgggagatggagagaaagtcAGACTAGAGTCAGCAAtggtcaaaacaaaaacaaaaacaaaaacaaaaacaaaaacaaaaaaacactccttTGCTGACGccagttataaaaaaaattctccccTTATGTGTGACCTGCATCTCTTTGCAACAACTGTCTAAGAACATAATGCACTGATGAATATATACAAAAATGGAatgaaaacaccacaaaaatgtATAGAATTGCCCTTTCTTTCACATATGTGGTTTGCAGGCAATGTTTTATTGTACACATATTGCTGGAATGACATGCAAAACAACATAACCAACcaagtgaaacaaacaaaaaaagaaaatcctctCCAACCAAGGGGTATTTTTGACAAAACTCTCCATTCAAGCATGAGCATCTCAAAATTGGATAGTGCTACATCATAGCAGCCTTCCCTCACCCAAAATAGAAAAGTGATTAAAGATTCATAGTTTTCAGTGTTAGGTAGCAACCCTGTCTTCTGCTAATACGCATTCAAACCATGTGCGTGGATATCTCTGTGGCTTAGCATATACAAATCTGAGCCTGTTCAGCATTTAGATAAATATTTTCATTACTGACTGCTTTAATTCATGATAAATAATTCACCGGATCCTTGCAGCTATGTGCTCTGTTAGAAGGCATAATCCCTTCTTTTCCAACGAGGGAAAAcctgtacaagtgcaaacatatTGCATAGACACACATGGAGTCTAATATCACATTATAATGTAAGATCATGTCTGACAAATTTGCAAAACTCTCATCACAAGCAAAATTATTCATGTTCTCTTATTGTGTTTAGCAGTCACTGCCTTTGTTGAGAATGGAATGGTGAAGGGAATAGGATGCATGTggtataaacacacatacaggacaGAGCAAGGTCCCAGGTTGGCCTGCAGTCGGGGACCTCTGTAAAGCAGCAAATCAGGATTCTGCACACAGCCTGCAAAACGCAGCAAATGGGCTCTTCAGTGGATTGACAGCTCTGTCTCCTGCCACACAGAGCTTCAATTAGCCTGCCAGAACAAGGCAGCTCCCAGGGGCTTTCTCTACCTCCActccctcctgcctcccctccaCACATTCTACCTTTCCTCCTCTATCCCTTTTGTTTTCATCCGTTCATCTGACCCAGCCCTTCACTCTGTCCTCTTTCCCTGCATTTGACCGCCACTTCTATTCTcagcttcctcctctgctctacttttttttcttttttcttttttaaattgccatccctcctttccttccacCCTGCCATGTACCCACTACAGGCCAGGCGGAAATACGAGTGTGCTAATGGAGATGGAGGTAAAAGGGGGTGTTGGGAAGGGGAGGGAACTGAAAGTaactgaagcagaaaaaaaaaaaaaaaaaaaaggacaagatGGTTCACACAGCTGGTCTCTTGTTCACCACTGGAATTCAGCCCAGCAGTGGAGGCGGCTTGGTTTTGtctctgcactgctgctgtggatGTTTTCATATCGGCAACCTCAAAAAGGTGTGCTATAAGAGAAACACAATATCTACATAGTTGTGATTTAATGGTACAAGAATGCAATTGTCTATTTTTAGTACTGCAATTATTCAACAGCTGTGAAGAAGGATTGTCTTACAATTAGTACTCACTTAGTTGGGAACAAATGTAGTAAGAAATGGAGATGAGAACAGAGGTGGCTACGGATGGTGATACCACAGAAAACACTTGTAAAAGCTTGCCTGTTAATTTTTATGGCTAATGTAAGCACTGGAAGTATGGCAGGATGAAATTATCAAATTTAGGAATGCAGTTTCAAATCTACAAACCATTTAACAGAATTCAGATCTTTTTCTTGAATGATCTTAGTAGACATACATATATAACCGTGACCACTAACTCTGTCATTCTAACAGCTGCTATAAAACCCATTTGATCTGCATGCTCCTGTCACACAGTTTACACATAGAACAATAAAGGTATTCATTTAATCTAGTGTCAAATTATGTCTGGAAAAACTGTGTCAAATTGGTAATGATTGATCTGCATTAAAGCGACATCAAATAACCTGCAATGACATTAGATGGCATGAAATCAAGTTTCAGGCAATTGTTTGACTGGGATGTGTCGCATGGCAcctaaaaaattaaattattggaCTCCCATGAGAAAATGGCCCGCTGCTTTGTATGTAACCATAACCCTGCCCTGTCAGCGAAATAAAAAGGCATCTGCAGTGAGCTGTTATAAGACTGtgggtttttaaaaaatatggcattagagagaggaggagaaaagaggagggagcATGTGTCAAGGGCAACGCACAGCCTCGATTCAAGGACGTGTGAGGCTGACAGCCAATGCCACTCCCTGTGTGGTGCACAGTCACAGCAAAGCCAAGGATTATCAGTAAATCAACTTCTGTCAATTACGCTTATGCTGCAGTGAGACCATTGGTGTATAAACAAACAGGGCATGCACATAAAAGCAGGGTCAGCCCTAAGCATAATAAATTGCATAGGTGACCGCCATGAACACCATCTATTCACGGGGCAGTGACAACAATGTGGTGGTGGGGTACAAGGTTCTTAAATTATGACCTCCACATTTTAAACCACCACCTACGTAAACAAAAAAGGTATTTCCAGAATAGTGTTGATTTGCAGGCCACATTCTTGTCACATTTTGTGATACTGAATTACTAGTAAATTAGATTAGACACGTATCAAGGATGTGTTCTCGTGTTGTGTATATCTATACACTGTATAcataaaactactactactactaccactctTATTACCTGCACCCATGCACCAAATTTAGATAATAAAAGCTTTACATTAAGTcttaaaacatgttaaaaaggACAGGGCAGGAGTTCAGCAGCGGCTCATAATGTCACCTATGTTCTGCATCATATCCCCTCGGATCCCTTATAATTGGCTAATCATAATATTATCTAGAGATGTTTTTACGCTTTAGTGGCCTGGGgggttattttcaaatttcatttttaattctaTCATATTGATTCAAAGACTTGAGATGTAATATACTTTCAGGCACCACATAAAACTGACTGTCTCAAATGAGATTTTTAAATATGCTCCtacaatgaatgaaaacaagccaGCACCAGCCCATGTAAGTCTGTCACTTAGGAGGAAATATATTGCATCTTTGTGCAATATTTTACATGTTCAAGACTATAGCTTTTCTAATGTTTATATCCTATGCGGACTCCTGATCCTAATCAATCAGCATTTAGTCCCCATGGTACTAGTGCATGAGAATGCTGCCTGGACCCCCCGGCACAGTGAGGCAATCTAAACCCAGCTCTAAAGCCTTGAAAACAGCGGGCTACCCTCCAGGCCACAGTCAGCCACAGCACAGTGGTATCGGTGACTGCCTTTCCCCGCCGGCTTGACATGACCTTTCCAAAATGCTATACAACACAAGCTTAATGACTAACACACCAGTTGACATTTACTGAAGCCTGCGTGTTGTTGAATGGCtcaaaggaaaatgaaaatgcttttgTTGCTTGTAACTAAAAGAGACCCCTGAGAATGAAAGATGTGCAGAGATGTATGAAACTCAAACAGTGTGACATTAGCTGGAGCAAActccaaaaacaaacttttcagAGAATTTTGCAAAGTCATGCTATCGACAGTGGGACTTCTGGTGGAAAATCAGAAGATCCAGTGATGTTGCGCCATTGTGACATTTTCCTTGGGAAGCAAATGTGATGATGGTCAACTGAATATAAAGAATTCAGATGAATCGACCATGTTTATGTGCAATAGAGGGCACACCGTACCATGGCTAGGGCTGTGAAAAGGGCGTGAAGATTGATGAGCGAGTGGTAGGCGTGCCTATGGAGTAATACATCATTCCTATTTTGACAGGAGTGTCACAGGATTGGATTTAAATCAGAGGGAAGACAGGGGATCCAATGATGTCAACACCCaccctcccccacacacaccccttctcCTAAAGCACAGGTCTGAGGTCAGGCCATCAGCTGATGTGGTTATAGTGTTCAGGGTGGTGCAGCCACTCTGAGCACCCAATCCCTATCATGGGACGGTTATCTTGGCTGTGACTGAAGCTGTGAAGAATGATGTGTTTGGAAGCCACTGACCTGCATCTTGATTATGTCTGGTTTGTAGGTGAAGCTGTGTGAGAGAACAGGTCAATAGAGCAACTGCCATAAAAGACAGGGTCAATGGACCAAATGATGACCGGATAAATTGTTCCCATTCCGCTATGTACATTAGTCCGGAGAAGATGGCTATTCGGAGTGCTGTTTGGTGTGCATTCATCAGTCATAGCTTCTATGCAACCTTGGAAAAGACCATTAATCATGTGTAGAGTGGAATTAATGGCATTAGCCAGGGGTCCATCAGAGGGTTAAAGACTTACATTAGCTTCATATCGACCAAGCAGAGTGAAGGCACGGGAGGCTGATGGCACACTGTGCACTCTGGGtgcaacatttacatttctaaAATCAGATAAGAATGTGGAATAAAGTAGTTAACCCTTCAACCCTTTTTTGTGTTAGGACAATACTCAAATCTTAAATGACCATGCTGGGCTATTCAATGGGGTCTCTTGATAGACAGTCCTGCGTAGATGAATGATAGGCCATTAGTTGAAGCTGAACTGATACAAGACAGCTAGACAATAGCTGGCACTGCTGGGACAGCTTCATtgaaaagcagcacatctgtaTTCGGAGGCGAGAGTGGGGTTACGCATTTAGCTGACGCAGAGATGGGAGTAGTGAGAATAGCTTAAAATCTGTTCTACACGGTCTCCTCCAGCTGCAGAGTGCAGATACAGGCTGAACAAGACTTCAAACAGCGCAGCCAAGCCCAACCTGCACACCAAGAGCCAAGGAGCTTCCAGCCTCCCCACTCCGCCCTTATCTGGCAAGCACAGGAGGAAGTGGTAAACATTACAGTGGAATCGGCAGTAAATAAGCCTGATAAGAGCTGTCTTAATGAGTCCGCTGTCTTTAAAAAGCAGAATTGTGGAGAGTCATACACAGGTATTCATCATTGCAGCTCCCTGTGGATATTTGCAAGGTAAgttaaactggaaaaaacataaattattcTAAAACGTCTTTGTAATATTTTGGAGTCAGATTACAAACACTGATTCATATCTGAAACATTACTTAAAATGCTTTCAGCATGACATTTTTGGCTTCCTGAAACTCAACTTCTCTCAAAGTGgcaataacaaacacacacaaaaaacacacctaGGGCATTTCTACATAACAGCACTTGGAGCCTTGAGTCATGATAACCCTCTGTGTTCAAGGCCTCTAAAGCTCGAAGCTCTTGTATCTAGAGTCAGACTGAACCGCCCACATTCATGATCCACCCACACATGCCTAGTTTGCTCAATACACATGCCTAGTTTGCTCAATAGCTTGCTTTCCTGCTTTTGTCTCCCAAGGCCATCACACTGGCTTCGCCTATGCTGTCATCCAAGACCTCTGTATTACATGAAATGCCTGTTGGCCTTGCTGATTACATTATCTATGTTGTCAATTTCtgagacagatgaaaaaaaatctgtctttttgtttgcaaGCCAGCACAGACTCagatagaaatagaaatggaaGATCATAACAACATGGAAGACAGGTGTTCACAGCTGCTTGTGAAAAAACAAGAAGCCAGACTGTCAAGATTGGACAAAATATCTGAGAAGTATTCCTTATGCATAACAAGAGTCATTTTGACGTCAAACAGAGAAGTAAGTCAGCTTCAAGCCAGAGCtttggaaatattttcattttctctggtAAAACTGACTGAATCATTTGGCGAATGAGATATTTGTAAGCATCTTTGAAATCACAAGAATGAAATGGATGATGACATTCCACATCACATCTCACACTGACAATACCCAAACGATTCAGAGCCACTAGATGTCACTGTGGTGCCATTGCAGCCCACATCAGCTGAGTGACGGTCACTAACCTCTGTGGGTGAGCAGTCTTGAGAGACAGCCTCTGTAATGGGATGCTCACGCTGTTGTGTCTAAACTGCACAGCTGCAATGTGCTGGAAGTGTCTCTATAGCTATTACTATTCAGGACCTGTTTcgctcttcccctccctctgtctgcaaTACTCTCAAACCACAACAGTGCCCGGCGGCAGGGGGCTCGGAAATTACTGTACATTGCAGCTCTGCTGGAGAAGGACTGCATACATTATGCTACATCTGAACCCAGGGTCCTGCCTGTGGGGAGGACCACAGCCTTcccaataaaaaatacataaaggaTTTCACACATGCTTACCGTTGATATTGAAATAATTGCATTGCTGATTATGCTTGGTGGAACTTGCATGGCTTTAAGTACTGAGTGATTTTAGATCGGGTGGGCAGCAGACATGGGTTTTGCGATGAAATTCATGACAAGCCTGACACAAATTGAATTCTGACTGATTATTGTGCTCAAGGTCAATATTATTTCAGCAAGAGCCAAGAGATCAGGTCATAATTTAAGATTCTACACATATGTGTACAGTGCATGGGGAGAATtcattaatgaaaaaaaggggggaaaaaagaaaataaagcaagtcagaggaggaaaaatgagagCAATGTCCTATGTTCTAGTCtcctcttttttaaattttaaatttataaCTGCTGTGCACTTTCTAACTCATTTTAGATATACTAAAAGGCCAAATGGAAATAATAATGCACAGCAGATCTACAGTACCTGACTGCTGCTACCAAACCTGTGTTTGTTCTgactaatggaaaaaaaaagtaatcagattCTTTTCAAGGCAGCCACTGCACAAAATCAATACTATATAAGGAGGCCTGATGAATTTAAAATTTGTACTCAGAGTAGGTATTGATCAGTTTCAATCAAAAGACTTTTAAATCCCCTGTAGATTCACATTTAAATCTAACAACGATGAAATACTGGGATGCAAGAGAATTCATCCTCATGTTTGTGATGATGATTATAACATCAACAAcacaattaatatatttaatttagaATGActtattgttgtt is a genomic window containing:
- the ccdc33 gene encoding coiled-coil domain-containing protein 33; amino-acid sequence: MQLSGKSAAPLGFSALLLHQERYRKLMSETGQRGTNVEKLPLRVFTEMDGGCTLSSCDDRAPHFSNYQHSTALLSQLQKDGYNLPSHDALAQILAHHQRLLNTTKTELHTTDRPAEKAEAAQSSKHLNMNQTYQVHHPHRRPPLPDFDDDPQMAEITDLQAKEVENYRSAMHRMAEDILGLRAQVVTLEAENSQLRSDLSLHRDLGRDLLDDTDIDVMTKAEIADRLASLKVKLASDTAKAASQRDRIQQLQNELIRKNDSEKRLLMLQRANQQQQDHLQHQQSHNTEIASLEATVKQQEKIIKNMEKALDNKLAERKKQNDEKKLLVKKQRGETDSKRKETESALAAENARLRGELEKICQQPAAIIAQHLAQIPETMPDKERLNLLSKLEKAEARVETLETQLEDSSKLWGRQKQEMLIKLSEHKHGFAQSSTTTLQNLPLRTVSDFQNEQSRKTKQKSGKMTCVSTTAGPDQIAHTDVSFQ